The stretch of DNA tttttgacacaAATAATTCACTACTTTCGCTTTCGCTTTCGCTTTCACATTCACATTCACGTGTTTCTTATTTAAAGTAAATATAACGAAGGCGAcaaatttgaaatcataattttatatatatatatatatatatatatatatatatatatatatatatatatatatatgaaagataaatatttgaatatatatataagtaatTAAACTATTATTCAAATATTTATCTTTCATTCGATTCATTGATAAAAGTTGGTTAGAATACGGATAAAAAGCAACACAGATAGATTAAAATAATAAGGAAGAAAGACGAATACATTTCACTCATAAAACGTGGGTTGTTGGTTAATGGTGGAGGAGTTTGAACgatatttaattgttttattaattaataatttatgtgtacaatttttttttaaaaaaactaaaacttggtttcaaaattaatttgaaagaataTAGTATCTTCATATCGTACGTTGTTACTCGTTTTGGCATGGATGAAAAAGATATCTTCTTCAAAAATTCCAAACATTTGTGAAGAGGGAGAGAAATATGGCAGTTTGCTGTATTTACCATAAGGTACAGTTTGTTACATAGGATATGATAAGTAGGGGATATATAGTATAAAGATAAATCAAGgataaatataatgataagataatatgttgaatgtttggtatgattttaacaaaagtgattaaatttatatattgaattgtaatgacaaaattaacctatcacaaaaacttatatttcattGTTATCAAGATCTAATAATTGCATATCTCaataataaacatttaaattaagtcatttgtaatgtattttatcattacattaaaattatcacacgtCTTACAAAGGATGTTTTATccttctcaaaatttatttatcaagtACCCATGATATTATTATGGGCTTTTTAAAAAGATACCAAACATGAGATAAGggggattatttatcaatcacaCCTTTATGCCATGTACCAAACAATGCCTAAGGGGAAGAAGAAGGATAAGTTTTTCTAGTGGAGGGAAGAACAATAAAGTTTGATATATAACAAACTAATGAAAAGtgtttttttttctcaaaataaataaataaatatgtgataTAGTATTAATAAGAACAAGAGTATTaccattgtaaaaaaaaaaagtttactCAATTATTTATTTCGATTATGGAATGCAAAAATAGTATATCAAACATCACTAAATTTGTGATGAATAGATCTCTTTTGAAAATGTGAAACACTGTgtgtgtatacatatatatatttttgactCAACTTTATATttatcatgaaaaataatatttttgatataaaaagtaatatttttcatgaatttgaATCATATTTGAGatatgtctcataaatttttttgtgaTTTATGATAGATATTCgatgaattaaaaaaataaatttaactgATAAAGTAATAgaatatgtttttaaaattgattaattGTGTGAGCTTTGCGCTTGATTGATGCAAAAATTACTATCATTTCATGCAAAATCCACTAAGAATCAAGACTTTTTACTTTGAATATCCGTGCTTGTaaaggcatgcatatattcaaatcttgattATAAAAAGTAATGATTAATATCTAATAGAGAtcaattcaaatttaatttcaCGAGGGTTTTTCATAAATTTAGGAAAATTTCAGAAATTtggattttagaaaaaaattgtgcaaaaagaaaaaaaaatagaatatatTCTCAGAGACACACAAAGCtatagattttaatattttgagAGAATTCTATGAATCTATCCAATCTGAAAACACCGACGGTTAAGCCATAacaataatagtaataatatcTATAATaaacaactaaaaaaaaaaagtaacaatattatcaaaattagtGAGGACAAAAGTTTGCTTAAACCAAGATTACTGGCACAACCAATTTAGTTCAAAAATTCGATTTGATTAATTCAAAAAAccgatttgttttttttaaaaaatataagttaaaatcaatttattcgtttttatatcaaatattttataaaatattgaatAAACTGAATAAATcgagtttcaaaataaaatgaatatttttatattcGGTTTTGTATTAGATTTGTTAACTCTACCAATTTTTTCCTGATTTGGCCttttgatgatgatgaagacgATAAAAAGGCAAAAGTAATAAAATTTacaacaataataaataaataataatattagcaaTATTTCGGCAAGAAAAGCTTGGGTTAATCAGAAATGACCGATTGaaccaaataaattcaaaatttataaatgctatttttatttttcaaaaaagacGTCAAGATTAGGTTAAACCAAATCGTTTCCACCAAATAACTTAATTTAAACGAGGTAAAACATCTAACACACTATCTCACGCTTAAAAATGAATAATCGGAGCATGAAACTTACAAAATATATCGAGTATTCTATAAGACAGTCCAACATATAACAGTAAATCTTGTGTCTGTTATTATATTAAGATTGAGAATTATGACAACTTAATATCAAATCTAATTCACATGAAGAGTATTGTTCAAATCCATCCAAATACACAACCATCaatgatttaattaaattaagatttttaagaagtacataaaaataaataaattattttagcaTACATATTTTCTTACCTAGTTAGAAGTATAAATCATGATTATTCAAGTTGTTtaacaaataaattttaaaaaaaaaatggaagggGAGGGGAACATGGGCCGCTAGATTCTTAGCCCATTAACCCACTCCTTAGTGCAGCTCAACGTGACAAACCTTCTTCTCCGAAAGAGCAGATTGATCGAACAAGCAAGACAAAATTGTTCTTGTGTTGCCTCGTGAATTCCATCGATTTCCTCTTATCGTGCAAGACCATCCTTAAATCGAACCATATGTGGTAAGAGTGGCGTGTACTCTTTAGATTTTGTTTTTCTATCTTGAAGTTAGGAACTTAGGCAGATTATAGAACATCATTGAATGTTGGGGATACTAAAGCGTCTACATTTGTGCTAAGTTTAAGTTGAATTTCTTATGAAAGTAAGTGAATAAGGCTGTAGGATTGTTGGATTTCATGTTTGTTTACGTGGGTTCCTTTATTCTGTGGCAGATTCATGCTAAGTCTTTATAGGTGATTAGGTTGGCTGTTAAAATTAGGGGTTTGGCAGAACATTTGTGAAATTGAATTGCAAAAacatcaataattttttttttatttcaatcgcAAAACTGAATAGAACTTTGCTGCTGGAAAGATCATCATATTAGAACTGATTCGAGCCAATATCGTGTTTAATGTCTTTTCAGGTGTAAATTATTGCATTTCTTGGTTGAAAATAGTAGAACACTAGCATAGGAAATATTGGGTTGAATTACACGTGTTAAGTATTCGATGAATTGTAATATGGAGAGAGAAAATAAGTGATGCCTGCAGATATATTATTGCTATACTGTTTTGATGTTTTCATAACGACTTGGTAAATATTGTACTATTATTTCAGAGTGGGTATTATCACATCATTACAGCTTAATTCCATAACCTACATCCAAATATAGGTATGTTATCATCAGGTAACATActagaaataaaattatttgatcaaaCGTGAATATGTGATATTAATTGATTTTCGCGAAATAGATTGATAGACATTATTATACCATGATTTATTTGATGCGTTGGAATTGTGAATTTGATTATGATAAATTACTGTGAAACACACACATCGGTGCGTTATAGAATCATGCCATGCATACATGTTGAGCCTCCAGTTCTTGTCTTATTGATTGATGAGCCGAGTGACATTTGCAAGGATTGGAGGGAGGTATGGGACTTGTGATTGGGCAGGTGTAACGTGCACTATGTCGAGCTGCCACAAGGGTACCACAGTCTTGATGGTTTGTAGGGCTCTGTGCCGCATGATTACCTCAAAAGTAGGAGTCGGTAGTATGTCAGGTGTATATCCCTACATGATATGATTGGGTACCCTATGAGATAAGATTTGAGATTCCCGTTCCTTTGATTATCTATTGATATATCACTCATTTCATTTGCATTTGATTTCGCATTCTATATTTTACTTGCCATTTTTATTTTGGTTGTTTCATATTGGGCTTGTGCTCACCCTTTGGGACTAGTGTATGTTTTCTGTGTGGGCATACTTTAGGTGGAGTCGACCGGATATGTCGAGGAGCAGAGGTGCTGGGATTGAGAGTAGATGGGATTGAGAGTAGAGATGTCTTGGGAACTTGGGTCACCATATTTTCCTGCTTTTAATTATTGGAATAAATTTATGAACTTTTGAATGAGATGATTTTCATTCTTATTTCTTGAAAATGTTTGAACTTTTGAGTCATTGCAAGTGTATAGTTTAGAGAAGGTTTTGGTCatggttcaaaattttcaaatatttgatgTGGAAATAAAACATCGAAACGACTTGGTATCTGGTCTGAACTCAGGTAAGTAAATTTGATTTATGAGGACcgagaaatattttatttggcaATAGTGAGCCTGTTTGTATCTTTAGGATTGTGTTGTTGCTGTTGTAGTCAAAATACAGCGGAGATGTTGCCCATTTTcaattgaaattaattttacaaCATGAAAATTCGATACTTTAAATGACTAATGATATTGattcaatattttttatgaaggagcattaattttttttttaaatcccgaAAATATGTGTTTTCTCTTAGTAGGAGATTCGGGGAGACTCACAATTGATTGCTTATTTTAAGAACGAACTTTTATATGGTTGTTGTCAAGAGCGAAACTGAATCATTGTTTAGTTCGAGTGTTGCTATGGAATTGCACTGTTGAAGGAAACTATCTTAGATTCCTATAAGACTGCAAATTTGATTGATCGGTATAATCTTCGAGAACATTTGGCTAGGGACAATTTGGCATAATATGTGGATGTATAGATAATTTAGTGGCGGGGTTCTAACTTTCAAGTTTATTTCGAACGATCGGTCAGTCACCAAACTAGAACTTGAGACCTTTGTGTAATCAAGATACGTTTAAAAATGAATAATATCTGCATGTCATTTATTCACATACATGATGCACAAAGTGAGCCGGTATTTTGAATATGGGATCTGTTGCAAGTCGTGGAATAGCTACTTTGGACGTGAACTGCATAGAtggtttttttcttaaaaaaataaaattatgaaaaaatattaaggcAACTGTCATATAATTTAGGTGCTAATATCTATTTCGACAGAATAGTGATGAAAGAAGTTTAACTAAAAGTTAGTACAGTTGGGGTTTTCACTAAAATGTGTTATATTTCTGCCTATtaactttttaaatttatttaaatatgtcCATTTTCCTCCTGGTTTATCTATATTGTGAAGAAAAGTATTGTAATCTTGCAATGTCTTATGAGTTCATCTCAATTTCTTTCTTCCAGGGAATTCATATTTGCCAACTTTCATTTGCAAAAATGGCAAACTCTGTGACTGTATCTTCTCTTAGTCTTCTCGGATATGGTATAGTTCCTAAAACTAGCATTGCTAATCAGAGGCGGGAAACTTATGCTTCAGGATCATCCTCCAAGTTTTTCCGAATTCGGGCTGTGCAGGATAATGAAGGGCCTCGAAGATTGGTTGACATTATACGAATTATCCCAGAGGCATCAAGAAACTACTTCAGAAGTCCTTCAAGAAGGGCACTTTTTGGAGGTATATCTCTCTTGGGTGGTTTCTATGTCGCGCAAACCATATCTCTATCATTTGGGGCtttaggtgtgaatgatgtatTTGCTGCGGTGTTGTGTGTTCTCATAACAGAATACGTAACAAGGTTCTATTATAGCCGGCCGAAAGTCACTTTCCCTATTGCCCTTCTGAACAATTTCAAGATGGGTTTCACTTACGGTCTCTTCATCGATGCTTTCAAACTTGCCAGTTGAGGCTTTATTTTGTCTAGTCGATGTGTGCATTCGAGTTCAACTTTATACAGGTTGTATTTACATTTTTCCAAAAGGTATAGGATAGTGGAAACTCGTGATTCACTCGATTTTGcacattctttttttttttttttttaatttgatgtTGCACATTCTTAGCTCTACCTTGAATTTTGTCGTATCTGATTTGTACAAAGAATGAATGAATCATTTATTACTTGGTTAGTCAAATTGTTTCTACGAACTTTCAAACGGGGTCGTAAACTCGATGAATTCGTTCAAAATTTTTCCGGATGAGATCCTCTGCTCTAATGGTGCTGTTTTTCATGCTATaataaatatgttttgtataATATGATTTTCATTGTTTGGTAAGTAAATTCTTACAtaattgaaattattattaatggAAATATCATTTCAAGTTGCGTCACTTTGAGTTGTATTGGAGAGTTAATTTTGAAAGACAGCATTTTGAATTAGCTCATACAAATGTCCCACAGATACAACacaaattaagaaaaaaaaataacactTAAATTATACTTTCTTCCAAAAATCTACAAGAATTggatattttttctttaaaaaaaggAGAAAGAAATGGCGACCAATAAAAACATCATAGCTCGAAACTCATATAGAACAAGCAAAGTGACCATTAGTAAACATGGGTTATGCCCATTTTTGCAATTGCAATATCCTGATTTATTTTAGTTAATAGATGAGCATTAGCTGAGTTTAGGGTTGGGTCT from Primulina eburnea isolate SZY01 chromosome 6, ASM2296580v1, whole genome shotgun sequence encodes:
- the LOC140834497 gene encoding uncharacterized protein isoform X1, yielding MSIFLLVYLYCEEKYCNLAMSYEFISISFFQGIHICQLSFAKMANSVTVSSLSLLGYGIVPKTSIANQRRETYASGSSSKFFRIRAVQDNEGPRRLVDIIRIIPEASRNYFRSPSRRALFGGISLLGGFYVAQTISLSFGALGVNDVFAAVLCVLITEYVTRFYYSRPKVTFPIALLNNFKMGFTYGLFIDAFKLAS
- the LOC140834497 gene encoding uncharacterized protein isoform X2, encoding MANSVTVSSLSLLGYGIVPKTSIANQRRETYASGSSSKFFRIRAVQDNEGPRRLVDIIRIIPEASRNYFRSPSRRALFGGISLLGGFYVAQTISLSFGALGVNDVFAAVLCVLITEYVTRFYYSRPKVTFPIALLNNFKMGFTYGLFIDAFKLAS